In Sphingomonas sp. LR60, the following are encoded in one genomic region:
- a CDS encoding outer membrane protein assembly factor BamB family protein — MLTRRQLLAGTAASALILAIDPAAVAAPVQDADAPAPDTEWRSYAADKANTRYSPLDQINGDNFNDLEIAWSVKTDVFGARKEYQFEPTPLLVKGRLFLPAGSRRDCVALDAATGELLWMHRVDEGQRALNSPRQLSGHGVSYWTDGTVERILYVTIGYQLVSLDANTGIPDPAFGKDGMVDLKKDFDQELDLDTADVGLHATPMVARDTVVVGAAHTAGDVPAVRKNVKGYIRGFDVRTGKRKWIFHTIPRKGEFGYDTWLNGDADEAGNAGAWAEMSADEELGLVYVPVELPTGDEMGMFRRGNALFGESLVALDVATGRRRWHYQMVHHGLWDRDIPCAPILCDIPVRGQMVKALAQPTKQAFLYVLNRETGEPIWPITERKVERGDVPGEWYSPTQPVPSKPPAYDVQGVTVNDLIDFTPELRAKAVEFVKSYKIGPLFTPPTVSKPGRWGTISVPGIQGGTNWPGGCYDPETHMVYVYSKTQPSLIGIVPNDDPKVSEFPQVHGVAGREARALPAMGAARAGMRNMEAPPASPPAGGAPAGGSKGPPPGFLAVDGLPLLKPPYGRITAIDLGKGDLAWQVAHGETPDNVRNHPKLKGLKIPRTGRAGNLGPLVTKTLVICGEAGFYTNEYGIRGAMLRAYDKATGEEKGAVYMTAPQSGSPMTYRLKGRQYIVVATGGGNASAELVAYRLPGAA, encoded by the coding sequence GTGCTCACGCGCCGACAGTTGCTCGCGGGCACCGCTGCGTCGGCACTGATCCTCGCGATCGACCCGGCGGCGGTGGCAGCACCCGTTCAGGACGCTGATGCGCCGGCGCCCGACACCGAATGGCGCAGCTATGCCGCCGACAAGGCGAATACCCGCTACTCGCCGCTCGACCAGATCAACGGCGACAATTTCAACGATCTCGAGATTGCGTGGAGCGTCAAGACCGACGTCTTCGGCGCGCGCAAGGAATATCAATTCGAGCCTACGCCGCTGCTGGTGAAGGGACGGCTGTTCCTGCCCGCAGGCTCGCGTCGCGACTGTGTCGCGCTCGACGCAGCCACCGGCGAGTTGCTGTGGATGCACCGTGTCGACGAGGGCCAACGCGCACTCAACTCGCCGCGGCAGTTGTCCGGCCACGGCGTGTCCTATTGGACCGACGGCACGGTCGAGCGGATCCTCTATGTCACGATCGGCTACCAGCTGGTCTCGCTCGACGCCAACACCGGCATTCCCGATCCCGCCTTCGGTAAAGACGGCATGGTCGATCTCAAGAAGGACTTCGACCAGGAACTCGATCTCGACACCGCTGATGTCGGGTTGCACGCCACGCCGATGGTGGCGCGCGATACCGTCGTGGTCGGCGCGGCGCATACGGCGGGCGACGTGCCGGCGGTGCGCAAGAACGTGAAGGGCTATATCCGTGGTTTCGACGTGCGCACCGGAAAGCGCAAATGGATCTTCCACACGATCCCGCGCAAGGGAGAGTTCGGTTACGACACCTGGTTGAACGGCGACGCCGACGAGGCGGGCAATGCCGGCGCCTGGGCAGAGATGTCGGCCGACGAGGAGCTGGGGCTCGTCTATGTTCCGGTCGAATTGCCGACCGGCGACGAGATGGGCATGTTCCGCCGCGGTAACGCGCTGTTCGGGGAGTCGCTGGTCGCGCTCGATGTCGCGACCGGGCGGCGGCGGTGGCATTATCAGATGGTGCATCACGGGCTGTGGGATCGCGATATCCCCTGCGCGCCGATCCTGTGCGATATTCCGGTGCGCGGTCAGATGGTCAAGGCGCTCGCCCAACCGACCAAACAGGCATTCCTGTATGTGCTGAACCGCGAAACGGGCGAGCCGATCTGGCCCATCACCGAGCGGAAGGTAGAGCGCGGCGACGTGCCCGGCGAGTGGTACAGCCCGACCCAGCCGGTCCCTTCGAAACCGCCCGCCTATGACGTTCAGGGCGTGACCGTAAACGACCTGATCGACTTCACCCCCGAGCTGCGCGCGAAAGCGGTGGAGTTCGTGAAATCGTACAAGATCGGCCCATTGTTCACCCCGCCGACGGTGAGCAAGCCGGGGCGATGGGGGACGATTTCGGTGCCGGGCATTCAGGGCGGCACCAACTGGCCGGGTGGCTGCTACGATCCCGAGACGCACATGGTCTATGTCTATTCCAAGACGCAGCCGTCACTGATCGGGATCGTGCCGAACGACGATCCGAAGGTATCCGAATTCCCGCAGGTCCACGGCGTGGCGGGACGCGAGGCGCGCGCGCTGCCGGCGATGGGCGCGGCGCGTGCGGGGATGCGCAACATGGAGGCGCCGCCTGCGTCACCACCCGCCGGAGGTGCCCCGGCCGGTGGGTCGAAGGGGCCGCCGCCGGGCTTCCTCGCCGTCGACGGGCTGCCGCTGTTGAAGCCGCCTTACGGCCGGATCACGGCGATCGACCTGGGCAAGGGCGATCTCGCCTGGCAGGTCGCGCACGGCGAGACGCCCGACAATGTGCGCAATCATCCCAAGCTGAAGGGCCTGAAGATCCCGCGCACCGGCCGCGCGGGCAATCTCGGCCCGCTGGTGACCAAGACGCTGGTGATCTGCGGCGAGGCCGGCTTCTACACCAACGAATATGGCATCCGCGGCGCGATGCTGCGCGCCTATGACAAGGCGACTGGCGAGGAGAAGGGGGCGGTGTACATGACCGCGCCGCAGAGCGGCTCGCCGATGACCTATCGCCTGAAGGGTCGCCAGTACATCGTCGTCGCTACGGGCGGCGGCAATGCCAGCGCGGAGCTTGTCGCCTACCGATTACCGGGAGCAGCGTGA
- a CDS encoding c-type cytochrome translates to MIERVTRYSGWLFCAAALTLGSGVVVRAQGGQRDVWNGVYTAEQSARGKVAYAENCAACHGDTLAGIDVAPALAGALSSTTGPALPRAICSRGSRRRCR, encoded by the coding sequence ATGATCGAGCGAGTAACGAGATATAGTGGGTGGCTGTTCTGCGCGGCGGCGTTGACGCTGGGCAGCGGGGTGGTGGTGCGCGCGCAGGGCGGGCAGCGCGACGTCTGGAACGGGGTCTACACCGCCGAGCAATCCGCACGCGGCAAGGTGGCCTATGCAGAGAATTGCGCGGCCTGCCACGGCGACACGCTCGCCGGCATCGACGTGGCGCCCGCGTTGGCGGGGGCGCTTTCCTCAACAACTGGACCGGCACTTCCGCGGGCGATCTGTTCTCGCGGATCAAGACGACGATGCCGTTGA
- a CDS encoding enoyl-CoA hydratase has product MSGVVVSREGAAVHIRFDNPAAHNALTGAMWLQLRDAARTIADDRSVRVVTFRGTGGKAFISGTDITKFADYAEGAQGVAYEREIDECMGAVDAIPCATIAVVEGWAVGGGLNISAACDFRLATPDARFGSPIGRTIGNCLSAASVARIGNAIGVAIARRMVLLGEIVTAEELHASGFLLKVVEREALDAEVAALCARAAENAPLTTRATKETLRRMTFDGLPAIEPLIEQVYGSEDFRRGVADFLAKTKRVPAWRGE; this is encoded by the coding sequence ATGAGCGGGGTCGTCGTCTCGCGCGAGGGCGCCGCGGTCCACATCCGCTTCGACAACCCTGCCGCGCATAATGCGCTGACCGGGGCGATGTGGCTTCAGCTACGCGACGCCGCGCGCACGATCGCCGACGATCGCTCGGTACGGGTCGTCACCTTCCGTGGCACTGGCGGCAAGGCGTTCATCTCCGGCACCGACATCACCAAATTCGCCGATTATGCCGAGGGTGCGCAGGGCGTCGCCTATGAGCGTGAGATCGACGAGTGCATGGGCGCGGTCGACGCCATCCCCTGCGCGACGATCGCGGTGGTGGAAGGGTGGGCCGTGGGCGGCGGGCTCAACATCAGCGCGGCCTGCGACTTCCGCCTCGCCACGCCGGATGCGCGGTTCGGGTCACCGATCGGGCGCACGATTGGCAATTGCCTGTCCGCCGCGAGCGTGGCGCGGATCGGCAACGCGATCGGCGTGGCGATCGCGCGGCGGATGGTGCTGCTCGGCGAGATCGTCACAGCGGAGGAACTGCACGCCAGCGGGTTCCTGCTGAAGGTGGTGGAGCGCGAGGCGCTCGACGCGGAGGTCGCGGCGCTGTGCGCGCGCGCAGCCGAGAATGCACCGCTTACCACGCGGGCGACGAAGGAGACGCTGCGGCGAATGACCTTCGACGGCCTGCCCGCGATCGAGCCGCTGATCGAGCAGGTCTACGGCAGCGAGGACTTCCGGCGCGGCGTCGCCGACTTCCTTGCCAAGACGAAGCGCGTGCCGGCGTGGCGCGGGGAGTGA
- a CDS encoding CaiB/BaiF CoA transferase family protein — MPELPLKGLRVLDISQVMAGPFCCMLLGDMGADVIKIEPPRTGDSTRHSMGFRLKGEDSPGFLALNRNKRSITLDLKDEADRAVLYALVQTADIVVENARPGVAKRLGIDYETLAALNPRLIYASISGFGQTGPWAQRPGFDLIAQAMSGVLSSNGFPGMEPAKNSIAVADLGAGLFSVYGILSAVIGRQASGLGQYIDASLLEAAMGLSIWETTEYWGTGRAPAPIGSANRMSAPYQAVRASDDWFVIGAANQGLWLAFLKVIGRTELQDHADYATNAARVANREALIAELAPTFLTRTSQEWIDALLAAGVPAAPILDYGEAVVSEQAVARDMVMQVPHPIEGEFRSLGFPVKMRGTPQEVRLPPPLLNEHDAEIRRELAERGLLPATAEATA; from the coding sequence ATGCCGGAACTGCCGCTGAAAGGGTTGAGGGTCCTCGACATCTCGCAGGTGATGGCGGGGCCGTTCTGTTGCATGTTGCTCGGCGACATGGGCGCGGACGTCATCAAGATCGAGCCGCCGCGCACCGGCGATTCCACGCGCCATTCGATGGGTTTCCGGCTCAAGGGCGAGGATAGCCCCGGCTTCCTCGCGCTCAACCGCAACAAGCGCAGCATCACGCTCGATCTGAAGGACGAAGCCGACCGCGCGGTCCTCTACGCGCTCGTGCAGACCGCCGATATCGTGGTGGAGAATGCCCGTCCCGGCGTCGCCAAGCGACTCGGCATAGACTATGAGACGCTCGCCGCGCTCAACCCGCGGTTGATCTACGCCAGCATCTCGGGCTTCGGCCAGACCGGACCTTGGGCGCAGCGCCCGGGCTTCGACCTGATCGCGCAAGCGATGTCGGGCGTGCTCAGCTCGAACGGCTTTCCCGGCATGGAGCCTGCGAAGAATTCGATCGCGGTCGCCGATCTCGGGGCCGGGCTCTTCTCGGTCTACGGCATCCTCAGCGCGGTGATCGGGCGGCAGGCGTCAGGGCTCGGGCAATATATCGATGCCTCGCTGCTCGAGGCGGCGATGGGGCTGTCGATCTGGGAAACGACCGAATATTGGGGCACCGGCCGCGCGCCAGCGCCGATCGGCTCGGCCAACCGCATGTCGGCGCCCTATCAGGCCGTACGCGCGTCGGACGACTGGTTCGTGATCGGCGCGGCGAACCAAGGACTGTGGCTCGCCTTTCTAAAGGTGATCGGCCGGACCGAGCTGCAGGATCATGCGGATTACGCCACCAACGCTGCGCGCGTCGCCAATCGTGAGGCGTTGATCGCGGAACTCGCGCCGACCTTTCTTACGCGCACCAGTCAGGAGTGGATCGACGCGTTGCTCGCGGCCGGCGTGCCTGCCGCCCCGATCCTCGATTATGGCGAGGCGGTGGTCAGCGAACAGGCGGTCGCCCGCGACATGGTGATGCAGGTTCCCCACCCGATCGAGGGCGAGTTCCGGTCACTCGGCTTCCCGGTCAAGATGCGCGGCACGCCGCAGGAGGTCCGCCTGCCGCCGCCCCTGCTCAACGAACACGACGCCGAGATCCGCCGTGAACTGGCCGAGCGCGGTCTGCTTCCCGCCACCGCAGAGGCGACGGCATGA
- a CDS encoding outer membrane protein assembly factor BamB family protein — MRDIVRAGTMMAAALVPATSVLAQAKGDWQGYGRDESHARFSPLTEITPANVAKLRQVWSYHMRPAGTAGETIPMPDSVPAKFRTGFSPSEATPLVVKGVMYLATPYKRVVALDAATGKERWVFELPGNDQPSTRGVAYWPGGKGTGARIVFGTRTGKLFALDAATGQPAARFGTAGAVNMKTPEVMNGTRAPLGMSSPPAIYRDIIITGSRVQEMPVKGPAGDVRGWDARTGKLLWTFHTIPQPGEPNFGTWEGDSWRQRSGANVWTFTLVDDKRGIAYLPVGAPTFDRWGGDRKGQNLYGNSIVAVEAATGKYLWHFQTVHHDIWDVDLPSATLIEVRRGGRTIPAIAVMNKTAMMFILDRVTGKPLYDVREVPVPTDTDVPGEQPWPTQPMPVTPPPLARLSYAASDLVDGPPAHRAACEKLVADLTVAPSRTFQPLRADSAINFFPGSLGGVDWGGGAFDRGSGLYVININNLASPQQLALQPDGSWGMKAGYAYFQDSETGLPCQKGPWGELVAVNVDTGAIAWRKVLGTNTDPAFAANGVISAGGPITTASGLTFIGATRDATIRGFETKSGALLWSAPLPASNYGTPMTYRAADGRQMLAAIATGGFASQPATSDQVVAFAVR; from the coding sequence ATGCGCGATATCGTGCGCGCGGGAACGATGATGGCCGCGGCACTCGTGCCGGCGACGTCGGTGTTGGCGCAGGCAAAAGGCGACTGGCAGGGATACGGCCGGGACGAAAGCCATGCGCGCTTCTCGCCGTTGACGGAAATCACGCCGGCAAACGTCGCGAAGCTGCGGCAGGTGTGGAGCTATCATATGCGGCCGGCCGGAACCGCGGGCGAGACGATCCCGATGCCCGACAGCGTTCCCGCGAAATTCCGTACCGGCTTCTCTCCCTCCGAGGCGACGCCGCTGGTGGTGAAGGGCGTCATGTATCTCGCGACGCCGTACAAGCGTGTCGTTGCGCTCGATGCCGCGACGGGCAAGGAACGCTGGGTATTCGAGCTGCCCGGCAACGACCAGCCGTCGACCCGCGGCGTCGCTTACTGGCCTGGGGGCAAGGGAACGGGCGCGCGGATCGTCTTCGGCACGCGGACCGGCAAGCTGTTCGCACTGGACGCCGCAACCGGTCAGCCGGCGGCGCGCTTCGGCACGGCGGGCGCGGTGAACATGAAGACGCCCGAGGTAATGAACGGCACGCGCGCACCGCTCGGCATGAGCAGTCCGCCGGCGATCTATCGTGACATCATCATCACCGGCTCGCGCGTGCAGGAGATGCCGGTCAAGGGGCCGGCAGGCGACGTGCGCGGCTGGGACGCGCGCACCGGCAAATTGCTATGGACCTTCCACACCATCCCGCAGCCGGGCGAGCCGAACTTCGGCACATGGGAAGGTGACAGTTGGCGCCAGCGCTCGGGTGCCAACGTCTGGACCTTCACGCTCGTCGACGACAAGCGCGGCATCGCCTATCTGCCGGTCGGCGCGCCGACCTTCGATCGCTGGGGCGGCGATCGCAAGGGGCAGAACCTGTACGGCAATTCGATCGTCGCGGTCGAAGCGGCGACGGGCAAGTACCTCTGGCATTTCCAGACGGTCCACCACGACATCTGGGACGTCGACCTGCCATCCGCCACGCTGATCGAGGTGCGACGTGGCGGGCGCACGATCCCGGCGATCGCGGTGATGAACAAGACCGCGATGATGTTCATCCTCGATCGCGTCACCGGTAAGCCGCTCTATGACGTGCGCGAGGTGCCTGTCCCCACCGACACCGACGTTCCCGGCGAGCAACCATGGCCGACGCAGCCGATGCCGGTCACGCCGCCGCCACTGGCGCGCCTGAGCTATGCCGCGAGCGATCTTGTCGACGGTCCCCCGGCGCACCGTGCGGCGTGCGAGAAGCTGGTCGCCGACCTGACGGTTGCGCCGAGCCGGACCTTCCAGCCGCTCCGCGCCGATTCTGCGATCAACTTCTTTCCGGGCAGCCTCGGCGGAGTCGACTGGGGCGGGGGCGCGTTCGATCGTGGCAGCGGATTGTACGTCATCAACATCAACAATCTCGCCAGCCCGCAGCAGCTTGCCCTCCAGCCCGACGGCAGTTGGGGGATGAAGGCGGGTTACGCCTATTTCCAGGACTCCGAGACGGGGCTGCCATGCCAGAAGGGGCCGTGGGGCGAGCTGGTCGCGGTGAACGTTGACACTGGCGCGATCGCGTGGCGCAAGGTGCTCGGCACGAACACCGACCCGGCCTTCGCTGCGAATGGCGTCATCAGCGCCGGGGGGCCGATCACGACCGCGAGCGGGCTTACCTTCATCGGCGCGACGCGTGACGCGACGATCCGCGGCTTCGAGACGAAGAGTGGCGCTCTGCTGTGGTCGGCACCGCTGCCCGCCTCGAATTACGGCACGCCGATGACCTATCGCGCCGCCGACGGGCGACAGATGCTTGCCGCGATCGCGACCGGCGGCTTCGCCTCGCAACCCGCCACCAGCGACCAGGTCGTCGCGTTCGCCGTCCGCTGA